Part of the Sulfobacillus acidophilus DSM 10332 genome, GGTGAAATCATATGGTCTTGGAAATGGTGTCTATCATCAATCGGATTGAATTGGCCGATAAGTGCTGCTAATGACAGGTGAAAGGCTGAAGGGGGTGCCCCCCTTCAGCCCTCCGTGAGAGGAGGCGATTCAAGATGTATTACCGTTTACGGACAGGATTATCCATCTATCAAGATGCAGTTGGTGACCTTCATTGTATGTTTCCTGCCACCGGCACGGTTAAACATATCCGTTGTTCTGAAGACCTTATCGCTCTATTAAAAGTTATGCAGACGCCACAAACGTTAGACCACTTATATCGAATGGCATTTGCCGCCGATCCATCGCTGAGGCCCGAGGCAATCGCGCTTGTATTAGACCGGTTAATCGCTGAAGGAGTGATTACTCGGTCGGCCGACGAAGTTGAAGTCCCCCGCAGCAGTTTTGAGCTCTTTTTGCAAGAAGTAGCTCCCTTAGGTGCTGAGCAAGGGATTCGCGCCATTCAATCCGGAACAGCTATCATTATTGGTGTGGGCACCGTGGGCAGTATCGTAGCGACTCTATTGGCTCAAAGCCAGGTTGGTCATTTGGTGGTGGTCGATTCCGATTGTGTCGAAGAGCGGAATCTGGAACGACAATTAACGTATAGTCGCAACGACATCTTTCAAGACAAAGTCGCCATCTTGCGTCAGTTCATCACTGATCGGACAAACGTGCGAATGACAACGCACAAGAACAAAGTCGAAAACGCCACGGATGTCTTCAACATATTGGAAAACGTGGAGCCTCCTGCGGTAGTCATTAACTGTGGCGACGAACCCTCAGTGGACATGATAGCGTCGTGGATTGACGAGGCCATTCAACGCCGAAACGTTCCTCTTCCATTTATTGCGGGCGGCGGTTATGCTGGCCATTTAGGATCTGTGGGCCCCACGTTTATCGAAGGGAAAACTATTTGCTGGAATTGCTATCAAGCCCAAATACATAACATTCGTTACAAGTACGGGTTGCCCGACTGGCATCTGATTGCTCATCGACCCTTTCCCACGCATCAGCGGCCAGCCTTTGCGCCGTTAGGGCTTTTAGTGGCAAGCCTGATAGCCACGGAAGCTCTTGGCATATTGAGCGGCACCATTTCACCTTTGTTTGTGAATCGACATGCTGAGTGGAATCTCATGCGCAATGAATTCCTGTGGCATCCCCTGGAACCCCAGCCCGGTTGTTTGCGATGCGCTCTAGTGTCTTCTCGAACGGTGGGAGAACCGCGATGAATGGACGATTAGTCAAACTTATAAGTTGGGAACACGATCATGTCGCGACGTACATAGAATGGTTGCAAAATCCTGAAGTCGCTCGGTTGACCCACATTATTACAAGGCCGGTGTCTCGGCGAGAAATTGAAGAGGAATTTCACGCATATTTTCAAGGGAAATCATCTGTTCAGCATTGCGCTATCGTTCATCGGACCACAGGGCAGTTATTGGGCAAAATTCATTGGGAAGAATGTCTTAAAGGTCCGGATGTATATGAAATGGGGATCGTGATTGGCAAGCCGGATTGGTGGCGCATGGGTTACGGAGCGGAAGCCTGTCTCTTGGCCGGGGACATTCTATTCCATGAGATGAAGGCCCATAAAGTCATGTATCTCTGTGCCGAGTATAACACCCCAATGATTGAGTTGGGGCTCCGCAACGGGTTTGTTGAGGAAGGCCGCATTCGGGACAGATTTTATGTTAATGGGCGATATTGGGATGGAATTTGGCTCGGCTTGCTCAAAGCAGAATACGACGCCCTCATGAATCGACTCATTCTGCGACTAGGAGGTACGTCGCATGACATTTAATAAAAAAAAATCGCCGTCTTTTCATACGCGATTAGCGGTCGTCGTGATTGCGTTATGGTGCGTTCTCATTGGCTTCGGAATTCGTGGGTTTCAAGACCTTAGTCATCGCGTTAATACCACCGGACTACAAACCCCAGGCACTCCTTCCGCACAATACGTCCACTGGGTGCATCAGTTTTCACCGGCTATTAATGATCTCACTTTGGATGTATTAATTCATCGTAGGAATACTGCCCAGGCCTTTAATTCATTTTCACCGCTGATTGCGGCGATTCATCACCATGTACCCCAATGGTCGGTGGAAGACATCCAACAACGCGGCCCGTGGACAGCTATCATCTGGTCAACGGGCACAGCTCATTGGATTCCGGCCTTAAGCCAATATGCCGCCTCTGAACAGACATTGACGGCAATAGTTCGGCATTTTGACCGCATCACGCAGGATACAACTTTCGTTACGGGGGCCGTTCCGCTTCAGTGGACCTTCTCACGTTTAGCGATCCGTGCTTTGGAGAATGCTGCGCGCTTTACCTTGCCGATGACGTTAATCTTGTTACTCGTGGTGTTTCAATCGTGGAGTGCTGCCCTATTCGTGCCATTAAGCGCCATGAGCGGGTCCCTTATCGGGCTCGGTGTGTTAGGATTATGGCCAACGTCCATCCCGGTCACTAGTTTTACCACCGAAGCGGGTATGATGCTTGGCTTGGGTGTCGGTATTGATTATGGGATGATGTGGTGGGCATCCCTTCAACGTACGGACCCAGACACGAATATTGTAATCCGCTATGTTATGGCCCAACAACGTGTACGTCAGATGGTCATACCCGCCGCTGCCATTGTTATCCTTTCGCTTATGGCATTAATGTTTTTTTCTCAGCCGTTAATTACATCGATTGCGCTCGGGGTCATATTTGCTGTAACAGGCAGTGCCATGGCCAGTTTAAGCGTACTCCCGGCGTTACTGTGGATCGTGCGGGCCCGTCCGAAGCGCCTCACCAGTTTATCGGGAAAGCCAGCATTTTGGACACGCCTTCAAGGGTTCCTGCTGAATCGCTATCGCGTTGTTGCGGCGGGGGTCATCATTGTCTTGTTGGTCTTTAGTAGTGGAACACGGGCGTTGGTGTTATGGGAACCTGGGGTTGCCACCTTACCGCAATCAGAGTCGGCGGTCCAAGGATTTCGCATCCTTCAAAAGCAATTCCCGATTGCGGCCGGGGCACCGATTATGGTTGCAATTGGTCCGCCCCACTCAGGAGGGAATATGTACAATCGCCGAGAATTTGGAAATGTACTATCTTCGTTGCGTCATACGGAAGGCATTCGCCGTGTCCAGCCGATAACACCAATATTACCGGCCATGTCCAAAACACCCACGGTAACGAATCAACAACGCCGCGCAACAGTACACTTGGTTGCCGTCTGGTCATCTTTTCCTAATAGCAGTCCCCTAACGATTCGTTTAGTGCCGACATTACGACAGCGCCTGACCAATGGTTTTCAGCTGAAATCCATTGTCGGCGGCGGAGCGGCCGAAGTCTATGACGCAATTCACCGCGTATTTCATCGATTTCTTTGGGTTTTTGCGATCATATCATTGGTGTCGGGCGCGGGACTCTATTGGCGGTTTCGTTCGCTGCTCATTTCCGTGTCTGCGATTATTTTTAACGCACTATCGACAGCGACCAGTCTGGGTGTTCTCATAGCGGTGTTTCAACATCACGCAGGCGCGTGGATGGGACTACCTAGTCCCGGAGCTCTTCAATGGACAACACCCGTTCTCCTATTTGCGATCTTATATGCGGTAAGCACCGACTATGAAATTTTTTACGTGGAGGCAGTCAGCCATCACCGTCAAGCGAATCGACCCTTGCGGGAGCTACTTCTCGCTGGCACCCAGGAAACTGGCGGATTTCTCACCGGTGCCGCCATCATTATGGTGTCGGTGTTTATGGCATTTGGATTGTCCGGGCTCGAATTTATGCAAGAACTAGGTATTGGTTTGTCCGTAGCCGTTCTCATAGACGCAACGGTTGTCCGCATGGTTCTCGTTCCAAGCTTTTTGTTGTGGTTCCAACAATGGTCCTGGTGGCCGGGAGGAAAGAAGCGCTCCCCCATGTTTCTGGAGGTGCCCTAAATGGTGTTGCATCCCCTCACATTTGTGGTGTTAGGACTGGCTTGTTTTCGCTTAACCCATTTGATTGTTGTAGAAGAAATTACAACATTCCTTCGAACCCCCTTTGTTGACGCTGTTAACGAACGGGATGCCCGTGGACGGTGGATTAAACTCCAATACCCAAAACCGCATCGTATTCGTGGGTTTATTGGGGCTCTTCTGAGCTGTCCTTGGTGTACGGGAATCTGGGTGGGCATTGCACTGGTAATGGGATGGTATACGGTTCCGCATGTGGTGTTTCCCGTGGCATTAATCTTTGCCGTTTCCGGGCTCGGGGTCATTGCCGAAATGGCGACTCAATATTGGAATCGTAATAGCTTTAGTCCCACACCGGAACAGATCGCTCGCATTAATGCCATCAACGCTTTGCTGGAATATGGCACTGCAACCCGTAGTCCAGCCGAGGCAAACAAGGATTCCGTGCGATGATGCCACGTCAAACGTTAATCATCGTGGGGAGTGCCGCCATGTGTGTGGGCCTTTCTGCTTTGGATATGTCGATTACCACTATAGCCGCGCCGCGTATTGTCGCGTCACTTCGCGGACCCATCACGCAAGTCGCCTTGATCTTCGCGACCTACCTTGGCGCAGCGGTTCTGATATTACCCTGGAGTGGAGTGTTAGCGGATCGATGGTCGAGTCCAGGAGTATTAATCGGCGGTTTAGCGTTATTTGGTGTCGGATCGGTCGGATGTCTTATTGCACCCAATTTTCTCGTGTTTTTACTATCACGAACCGTTCAAGGTTTGGGTGGCGGGGTCCTCATGGTTTTACCGATGACGATAATCGGCCAACGGTACGCTCCCAATGAACGGCCTCGATGGCAAGGGATTTTGGCTGCAGCCTACGGATTGGCCACATTAGTCGGGCCCCCTCTCGGCGGATGGATTACTACGGTGTTCGGCTGGCGGTGGATTTTTGGATTGAACTTACCGCTAACTGCAATAGCCCTAGTTGGAGGGAGCGGCATCCCAAGTCACCGGGGCTCGTCAGGAGAATCACCACATTGGACGAATTTAGTTCTCTTTAGTGGTATCGTGGGATTCATTTTACTGTTAACGACGAGACATTGGTCTGCGATGGAGTACGGGGTATTTATCGTCGGACTGCTCATCCTCGGTGTACCGTTTGTTCAACAAGTGCGAAATAGACAGAGTAGTCTATGGCCTCAAGAATTAGAGGAATCCCTAATCATCTCTCGGGGATTTTTGCTCATGTTTCTCATTGCAGCCAGTATCGAAATGGGTGCAGTCTACTCGCCGCTACTCTTTCAGCGAATTTTTTTGATCACTCCTCAACAGACCGGAATATGGTTGATTCCGATGTCTTTAGTGGCGATTTTAGCCAGTCTTTGGAGTGGTAAATGGATGACAGAAACCGGGCTTTATCGACGCTTGCTGATTGGAGCCCAGTTCATTATGGTGTTCGGACTAATGCTGGCAACACTCAGCCTGGTAACCCATATATTAGGGATTTTGGAAATTAGCACTCTGCTTTTTGGACTGGGTTTGGGACTTCAACAACCTATTTTAGCCGTCGTTATCCAAGCGGCTACTCCAGATACGTATATTGGTCGTATGTCATCTCTGTTACCTCTGGTTTGGAATGTGGGGGCGTTAGTGGGAATTTTGATATCGTCGTTCGCTCTCGCCTTATTCCATGGATTATGGGGATGGGTCACATTGTACCTCATGGCGTCGGCTATCTTGTTATTAACGGTTGGGATTGCCATTCGCTTGCCTTACCGAAGCATACTTGACGTTACCTCTCATTCGGAAAACGCTTCAGGGGGGTATTCGGTGTAATGATTGGGATTGATGTGGTCGATATTGCGCGATTTGAACGCCGTTGGGACAACGCTTTTATGAATCAATTATTTACAAAGTGCGAGTTAGCCTATATTGAGCGTCAACCACGGCCGACTCGAACTGCAGCTGGAATATTTGCCGCAAAAGAAGCTTTTTTAAAAGCCTTGCATCAACCCATTACATTAAAACGGGTTCAATTGATTGAAATACGTCATAGAGACGATGGAGCGCCAGAAATTGTGATACATGAAGACGGTTTTCATCCATTTGACTTCGGAGGAATACATGTATCGATATCTCATACGGATTCCGTTGCTATGGCGATGGTCATGATCACGAAAAAGTGGAAACGGCAACAATAGGTTGCAGGTGCTGGATTACGTCCTCGAGAGCCATCACGAACAGGCTCTAGAGGGAGCCGGAAGGTACATGGTATAATGGTCCCCATAAACTAGACCATTTTGAAGGCCGTCCAGTGTTACACGGGACATATCATATCGAAACAAAAATGGTATTCTGACTCTTTCAAACGCCTAATGGTAGCCGCCTCATTTTCTCGTCCACCCAATATCCGCTGGCGGAAAGCTTCCGCGGGCGCTTGAACGGCCAGCTCTTTCTGTTGGACATCTATCAGAATGCGCAGGGGGATTTTATTGGCGTCCATTATCACCACCATCCGGTGTTTTGGGGTCCCGGTCCCCACGCTGAATCTCTTAAATTTTACCGGCTCGTGGGTTGTGGTCGGCGCGCCGTCGGCGGCAGCCTACGAGGCCGTGAATCTGACGTCGGGGTGGACTCTTGTGAATCCCGAACAAGTGGCCCCAATGAAGGGCTATCGCGGGTTGGGCTTGCCGTCGCGCATCTTGGGCTTGCCGGCCTCCGACGATTTTCCGGTCACGATTCCCTAACCTCAACGCCAGTGTCGCCCATATGGACGGTTTCACCATGGGGCGGACGGATGATTCCGACGTCGCCCCATGCACAGGCCATGAGCCGATGAACAACTCGCTGGTCCGTTCGTTAATTTATCCGGTGCCGGATCCGGCATTGCCTTTTTGCGCGTCCATTTTACCCGCCAACTCACCGGGGAGGTGCTGATCGGGTCCAATGCCGTCTTGGTTTGGGCACGGGAGCAGTATCAACGGCGTGCTTTTCAGGTCCGTGACGCTTGGGATGTGCTCACCTATCCCGGGTTTTGGCGGATGGTCCGACGGTATGGGGCTGCCGGCTTGGCCGAACTTTACCGCAGCCTCTGGGTGCCAGCCTATTTGGCCTTGAGCCGGCGCTATGTGCCGGATTTGGCCGCTGCGGACATTGTCCTAGGGCCTGTCGGGATCCGGGCCAAACCGTCGATGGGGCAGGCTGGTTGAGCGATGACTTTCTGATCGAAGCCGGCCCGTACATGCTCGTGGTGCGCAATGCCCCTTCGCCGGCGGCGACGGCCGTCTTCGCGATCGGCGCCTGGGTAGTGGATCAGGCCCGTCAAACATTGGGGTGGTCTAACGGGTGAGGCAGGCCCATTAGAGATTCGACTTTAGGCAATGATGTCGCCTGTTTTTCAGGTGTTACGTCAGACGGGGAGCTGTGATCTCATTGACTTCCCCAATGCCTGATACAGAACCGGATTTAATAGGGCTTGATCCGTTCCCGTTCCGGCCTTCGCCAAATCCTGCTTGTGTAGCAAAGGGGAGCACCGAAGGCGTCATTTCGAGGCGACCGCCTCCCAATCAGGGAACGGTGCCTGTTGTGGCCTTCTGCTCCCCTAAGTTCGGTAAGACGATAGGCACGTGCCGGTTATGTGGAATAATCCGGATTTGTAACCGGGGTCATTATTCCGAAACGATATTACT contains:
- a CDS encoding UBA/THIF-type NAD/FAD binding protein (PFAM: ThiF family~COGs: COG1179 Dinucleotide-utilizing protein involved in molybdopterin and thiamine biosynthesis family 1~InterPro IPR000594~KEGG: aoe:Clos_1322 UBA/ThiF-type NAD/FAD binding protein~PFAM: UBA/THIF-type NAD/FAD binding fold~SPTR: UBA/THIF-type NAD/FAD binding protein), with the translated sequence MYYRLRTGLSIYQDAVGDLHCMFPATGTVKHIRCSEDLIALLKVMQTPQTLDHLYRMAFAADPSLRPEAIALVLDRLIAEGVITRSADEVEVPRSSFELFLQEVAPLGAEQGIRAIQSGTAIIIGVGTVGSIVATLLAQSQVGHLVVVDSDCVEERNLERQLTYSRNDIFQDKVAILRQFITDRTNVRMTTHKNKVENATDVFNILENVEPPAVVINCGDEPSVDMIASWIDEAIQRRNVPLPFIAGGGYAGHLGSVGPTFIEGKTICWNCYQAQIHNIRYKYGLPDWHLIAHRPFPTHQRPAFAPLGLLVASLIATEALGILSGTISPLFVNRHAEWNLMRNEFLWHPLEPQPGCLRCALVSSRTVGEPR
- a CDS encoding major facilitator superfamily MFS_1 (PFAM: Major Facilitator Superfamily~COGs: COG2814 Arabinose efflux permease~InterPro IPR011701~KEGG: ttr:Tter_2612 drug resistance transporter, EmrB/QacA subfamily~PFAM: Major facilitator superfamily MFS-1~SPTR: Drug resistance transporter, EmrB/QacA subfamily); amino-acid sequence: MMPRQTLIIVGSAAMCVGLSALDMSITTIAAPRIVASLRGPITQVALIFATYLGAAVLILPWSGVLADRWSSPGVLIGGLALFGVGSVGCLIAPNFLVFLLSRTVQGLGGGVLMVLPMTIIGQRYAPNERPRWQGILAAAYGLATLVGPPLGGWITTVFGWRWIFGLNLPLTAIALVGGSGIPSHRGSSGESPHWTNLVLFSGIVGFILLLTTRHWSAMEYGVFIVGLLILGVPFVQQVRNRQSSLWPQELEESLIISRGFLLMFLIAASIEMGAVYSPLLFQRIFLITPQQTGIWLIPMSLVAILASLWSGKWMTETGLYRRLLIGAQFIMVFGLMLATLSLVTHILGILEISTLLFGLGLGLQQPILAVVIQAATPDTYIGRMSSLLPLVWNVGALVGILISSFALALFHGLWGWVTLYLMASAILLLTVGIAIRLPYRSILDVTSHSENASGGYSV
- a CDS encoding hypothetical protein (PFAM: MMPL family~COGs: COG2409 drug exporter of the RND superfamily~KEGG: gym:GYMC10_4963 MmpL domain protein~SPTR: MMPL domain protein); the protein is MTFNKKKSPSFHTRLAVVVIALWCVLIGFGIRGFQDLSHRVNTTGLQTPGTPSAQYVHWVHQFSPAINDLTLDVLIHRRNTAQAFNSFSPLIAAIHHHVPQWSVEDIQQRGPWTAIIWSTGTAHWIPALSQYAASEQTLTAIVRHFDRITQDTTFVTGAVPLQWTFSRLAIRALENAARFTLPMTLILLLVVFQSWSAALFVPLSAMSGSLIGLGVLGLWPTSIPVTSFTTEAGMMLGLGVGIDYGMMWWASLQRTDPDTNIVIRYVMAQQRVRQMVIPAAAIVILSLMALMFFSQPLITSIALGVIFAVTGSAMASLSVLPALLWIVRARPKRLTSLSGKPAFWTRLQGFLLNRYRVVAAGVIIVLLVFSSGTRALVLWEPGVATLPQSESAVQGFRILQKQFPIAAGAPIMVAIGPPHSGGNMYNRREFGNVLSSLRHTEGIRRVQPITPILPAMSKTPTVTNQQRRATVHLVAVWSSFPNSSPLTIRLVPTLRQRLTNGFQLKSIVGGGAAEVYDAIHRVFHRFLWVFAIISLVSGAGLYWRFRSLLISVSAIIFNALSTATSLGVLIAVFQHHAGAWMGLPSPGALQWTTPVLLFAILYAVSTDYEIFYVEAVSHHRQANRPLRELLLAGTQETGGFLTGAAIIMVSVFMAFGLSGLEFMQELGIGLSVAVLIDATVVRMVLVPSFLLWFQQWSWWPGGKKRSPMFLEVP
- a CDS encoding phosphopantetheine-protein transferase (PFAM: 4'-phosphopantetheinyl transferase superfamily~TIGRFAM: phosphopantethiene--protein transferase domain; holo-[acyl-carrier-protein] synthase~COGs: COG0736 Phosphopantetheinyl transferase (holo-ACP synthase)~InterPro IPR004568:IPR008278~KEGG: ckn:Calkro_0809 holo-acyl-carrier-protein synthase~PFAM: 4'-phosphopantetheinyl transferase~SPTR: Holo-[acyl-carrier-protein] synthase;~TIGRFAM: Phosphopantethiene-protein transferase), translating into MIGIDVVDIARFERRWDNAFMNQLFTKCELAYIERQPRPTRTAAGIFAAKEAFLKALHQPITLKRVQLIEIRHRDDGAPEIVIHEDGFHPFDFGGIHVSISHTDSVAMAMVMITKKWKRQQ
- a CDS encoding protein of unknown function DUF1360 (PFAM: Protein of unknown function (DUF1360)~InterPro IPR010773~KEGG: bbe:BBR47_17400 hypothetical protein~PFAM: Protein of unknown function DUF1360~SPTR: Putative uncharacterized protein), encoding MVLHPLTFVVLGLACFRLTHLIVVEEITTFLRTPFVDAVNERDARGRWIKLQYPKPHRIRGFIGALLSCPWCTGIWVGIALVMGWYTVPHVVFPVALIFAVSGLGVIAEMATQYWNRNSFSPTPEQIARINAINALLEYGTATRSPAEANKDSVR
- a CDS encoding GCN5-related N-acetyltransferase (COGs: COG1670 Acetyltransferase including N-acetylase of ribosomal protein~InterPro IPR000182~KEGG: ppy:PPE_01776 acetyltransferase~PFAM: GCN5-related N-acetyltransferase~SPTR: Acetyltransferase), producing the protein MNGRLVKLISWEHDHVATYIEWLQNPEVARLTHIITRPVSRREIEEEFHAYFQGKSSVQHCAIVHRTTGQLLGKIHWEECLKGPDVYEMGIVIGKPDWWRMGYGAEACLLAGDILFHEMKAHKVMYLCAEYNTPMIELGLRNGFVEEGRIRDRFYVNGRYWDGIWLGLLKAEYDALMNRLILRLGGTSHDI